The following are encoded together in the Candidatus Methylomirabilis oxygeniifera genome:
- the ftsH gene encoding Cell division protein ftsH homolog (ATP-dependent zinc-metallo protease) (Evidence 2b : Function of strongly homologous gene; PubMedId : 10572147, 12037319, 7674922; Product type e : enzyme), translating into MEKKQRQFALGYFVAAFFLVLAVHDFLIARHTETLSYSEFKVLVKAGKVEDLTLGTRVIYGRLKREGLEGLLSKEKVEEIQRVTGAELRFATVRVDDPTLIQELEALKVRFAGEVESTWFTTLLSWVLPALVFVGVWMFLMKRVGGPASGLMAIGKSKAKVYMEKETGVTFADVAGIDEARAELMEIVEFLKTPERYRRLGGKIPKGVLIVGAPGTGKTLLAKAVAGEAGVPFFSMSGSDFVEMFVGVGAARVRDLFAQAQEKAPCIIFIDELDALGKARGLNPMGGHDEREQTLNQLLVEMDGFDTNKGVIIMAATNRPEILDPALLRPGRFDRQVALDRPDIKGREKILQVHAKPVTLSPGVNLAAIAAKTPGFVGADLANLVNEAALLAARKGRDAVEMADFDEAIDRIVGGLEKKTRVMNPAEKETVAYHEAGHALVAESRPRADRVSKISIIPRGVAALGYTQQLPTEDRYLLKRAEILDRLDVLLGGRVAEEIVFGDVSTGAQDDLQRATDMARLMVTQYGMSEQLGLATFEEPRSSPFLNISKPQRLREYSEQTAQTIDEEIRKLLTEAHTRVEQTLAGRRNELDALAKLLLEKEVVDREALTQLLRPQ; encoded by the coding sequence ATGGAGAAGAAACAGCGACAGTTTGCTCTCGGGTACTTCGTGGCCGCCTTCTTTCTGGTGCTGGCGGTTCACGATTTCCTGATAGCGCGCCATACTGAGACCCTGTCGTACAGCGAATTCAAGGTCCTTGTGAAAGCCGGTAAGGTGGAAGACCTGACTCTCGGGACGCGTGTCATCTACGGGCGGCTGAAACGGGAGGGACTGGAAGGGCTCCTGTCCAAAGAGAAGGTCGAGGAGATTCAACGGGTCACTGGAGCAGAGCTTCGCTTCGCCACCGTCAGAGTCGACGATCCGACGCTCATCCAGGAACTGGAGGCGTTGAAGGTGCGTTTCGCCGGCGAGGTGGAAAGTACGTGGTTTACCACGCTGCTGTCCTGGGTGCTCCCTGCGCTGGTCTTTGTTGGCGTGTGGATGTTTCTCATGAAGCGGGTCGGAGGACCGGCGAGCGGTCTGATGGCGATCGGCAAGAGTAAAGCCAAAGTATACATGGAGAAAGAGACCGGCGTGACCTTCGCAGACGTGGCGGGGATCGACGAGGCGCGCGCTGAGTTGATGGAGATCGTCGAATTTCTGAAGACACCCGAACGGTACCGCCGCCTTGGAGGAAAGATACCCAAAGGGGTTCTGATAGTCGGGGCCCCGGGAACGGGGAAGACGCTGCTGGCTAAGGCCGTAGCCGGGGAGGCCGGGGTTCCATTCTTCAGTATGAGCGGGTCGGATTTCGTCGAGATGTTTGTGGGAGTCGGGGCGGCTCGAGTGCGCGATCTCTTTGCCCAGGCTCAGGAAAAGGCCCCCTGCATCATCTTTATCGATGAACTGGATGCCCTCGGAAAGGCCCGTGGGCTCAATCCGATGGGCGGACACGACGAACGGGAGCAGACCCTCAACCAACTGCTGGTGGAGATGGACGGCTTCGACACAAACAAGGGCGTGATCATCATGGCTGCGACCAACCGCCCGGAGATCCTCGATCCGGCCTTGCTCCGCCCCGGGCGTTTCGACCGACAGGTCGCCCTCGACCGCCCGGATATCAAGGGACGGGAGAAGATTCTCCAGGTGCACGCTAAGCCGGTTACGCTTTCGCCGGGAGTGAACCTCGCTGCCATTGCTGCGAAGACTCCGGGGTTTGTCGGCGCCGATCTGGCCAACCTGGTGAACGAGGCGGCGCTGCTGGCTGCGCGCAAGGGCAGGGATGCGGTGGAGATGGCGGATTTCGATGAGGCGATCGACCGGATTGTGGGCGGCCTCGAGAAGAAGACCAGGGTGATGAATCCCGCGGAGAAGGAGACCGTTGCCTACCACGAGGCCGGCCATGCCCTGGTGGCGGAGTCTCGCCCTCGCGCCGACCGTGTCTCGAAGATCTCGATTATCCCGCGCGGGGTGGCCGCGCTCGGTTATACGCAGCAGTTACCTACGGAGGATCGGTACCTGCTTAAGAGGGCTGAGATACTTGACCGGCTGGATGTGTTGCTTGGAGGTCGGGTGGCCGAAGAGATCGTCTTCGGCGATGTCTCCACCGGAGCCCAGGATGATCTTCAGCGGGCCACCGATATGGCCCGTCTCATGGTGACTCAATACGGGATGAGCGAACAGTTAGGACTGGCGACGTTCGAAGAGCCGCGCAGTTCCCCTTTCCTCAACATCTCGAAGCCTCAGAGATTGCGGGAGTATAGTGAGCAGACGGCTCAGACGATTGATGAGGAGATCCGGAAGCTCCTGACTGAAGCCCACACCAGAGTCGAGCAGACGCTTGCCGGTAGACGCAACGAGCTGGATGCGCTGGCCAAGCTGCTGCTGGAAAAGGAGGTCGTCGATCGGGAGGCCCTGACGCAACTGCTTCGGCCCCAGTAG
- a CDS encoding Pyruvate flavodoxin/ferredoxin oxidoreductase domain protein yields the protein MTGERAPFPGIPATADGSAAVVWVDSHITQGACAYPITPSTNMGTGYQAEVANGTRNLWGDPLFFIEPESEHSSASACEGFALAGGRVSNFTSGQGLVLMKEVLYTIAGKRLPAVFHIGARALTSQALNVHAGHDDVMAVADVGWGMLFAKNAQDAVDLALIARRAAEEGETPFMTVQDGFLTTHTIENLLLPEPELMKEFIGDPHGGTRLRNLMNPLQPIMSGVVQNQDSYMKGKIAQRFFYDRLPTIVEGIMERFYTLTGRRYGLIEAYRLEDADYAIVGMGGMVETAMATVDHLRLHRGVRAGALHVTCFRPFPGRQIVEAMKHLKAMAVIERMDNPLAESNPLTAEIKAAFADALTGAPGFPAIDRMPIIYSGSAGLGSRDIRPGDLAAAIDNMRREDGGSRYFVVGIKHDVALVPSEDPDVRPVGTFSMRGHSVGGFGSVTTNKVIATIVGDLFGLKVQAYPKYGSEKKGLPTTYYLTVAKERIRTHCELTQVDFVPLNDVNAFNLGNPLAGLATDGMVFIQTDQKTPEEVWARIPDYAKQIIRERRIRVLALDTVKIAREAASSSDLEQRMQGIVLLGIFLRCTPFLREQRLDEEQVFSAVERSLRKYFGKRGEQVVQDNLKAVRRGYTEVFEVPAETIAEVGAGASGPRSE from the coding sequence ATGACCGGCGAGCGCGCGCCTTTTCCAGGCATTCCGGCCACAGCGGACGGTTCGGCTGCAGTCGTCTGGGTTGACTCGCATATTACGCAAGGCGCCTGCGCCTATCCGATTACTCCCTCCACCAACATGGGGACGGGATACCAGGCGGAGGTTGCGAACGGCACACGCAACCTCTGGGGCGACCCGCTCTTTTTCATCGAGCCGGAGTCGGAACATAGCTCCGCATCGGCGTGTGAGGGGTTTGCGCTGGCGGGGGGGCGGGTCTCGAACTTTACCTCCGGTCAGGGGCTGGTCCTGATGAAGGAGGTGCTCTATACCATCGCCGGGAAACGGCTGCCGGCGGTCTTTCATATCGGCGCCCGTGCGCTGACCTCTCAGGCTCTGAACGTCCACGCCGGACATGACGACGTCATGGCCGTTGCGGATGTCGGCTGGGGCATGCTCTTTGCGAAGAACGCCCAGGATGCGGTCGATCTGGCGCTGATCGCCCGCCGCGCCGCCGAAGAGGGCGAGACCCCCTTCATGACGGTACAGGACGGTTTTCTCACGACCCACACCATCGAGAACCTCCTGCTTCCTGAACCCGAGCTGATGAAGGAGTTTATCGGGGACCCGCATGGCGGCACACGCCTGCGCAACCTCATGAACCCTTTACAGCCGATCATGAGCGGGGTTGTGCAGAATCAGGACAGTTACATGAAGGGCAAGATCGCCCAGCGGTTCTTCTATGATCGCTTGCCGACGATTGTTGAGGGGATTATGGAGCGATTCTACACCCTGACAGGCCGTCGATACGGTCTGATAGAGGCGTACAGGCTCGAGGATGCCGACTACGCCATCGTCGGGATGGGAGGGATGGTCGAGACCGCCATGGCGACCGTCGATCACCTGCGACTGCACCGCGGAGTTCGAGCGGGCGCCCTCCACGTGACCTGCTTCCGTCCATTTCCGGGTCGACAGATCGTCGAGGCGATGAAGCACCTGAAAGCGATGGCGGTCATTGAGCGTATGGATAATCCGCTGGCCGAATCGAATCCGCTCACCGCCGAGATCAAGGCGGCGTTTGCCGATGCGCTGACGGGCGCGCCGGGATTTCCGGCGATAGACCGGATGCCGATCATCTATTCCGGTTCGGCCGGGCTGGGCAGCCGGGATATCCGTCCCGGCGACCTGGCGGCCGCGATCGACAATATGCGGCGCGAGGATGGCGGGTCTCGCTACTTTGTCGTGGGGATCAAGCACGACGTGGCGCTTGTGCCATCCGAAGATCCGGACGTCCGTCCGGTCGGCACCTTTTCGATGCGCGGCCATTCGGTCGGCGGATTCGGATCGGTGACGACCAACAAGGTGATCGCGACGATTGTCGGCGACCTCTTCGGCTTGAAGGTCCAGGCCTACCCGAAGTATGGTTCTGAGAAGAAAGGGCTGCCCACGACCTACTATCTGACCGTGGCGAAAGAGCGAATCCGTACCCATTGCGAGCTGACGCAGGTCGATTTCGTGCCCCTGAACGATGTCAATGCCTTTAATCTCGGCAATCCGTTGGCCGGTCTGGCGACAGACGGCATGGTCTTCATCCAGACCGACCAAAAGACACCGGAGGAGGTGTGGGCGCGGATTCCTGACTATGCGAAGCAGATTATCCGGGAGCGGCGTATCCGCGTCCTTGCCCTGGACACTGTGAAGATTGCACGTGAGGCGGCCAGCTCTTCGGACCTCGAGCAACGGATGCAGGGAATTGTCCTGTTGGGGATTTTTCTTCGCTGTACGCCGTTTCTCCGCGAGCAGCGTCTCGACGAGGAGCAGGTCTTCTCGGCGGTGGAGCGGTCGTTGCGGAAGTATTTCGGCAAGCGGGGCGAGCAGGTGGTCCAGGATAACCTGAAAGCGGTGAGACGAGGCTACACCGAGGTCTTCGAGGTTCCAGCGGAGACGATCGCGGAGGTTGGGGCCGGCGCCTCGGGTCCTCGTTCTGAGTAG
- a CDS encoding conserved protein of unknown function (Evidence 4 : Homologs of previously reported genes of unknown function), translating into MTQLSEIMNRKLITVDTRTSLYQAQRVLDQHHIRHLFVMDGKRLVGIVTDRDLRKAAPSSKSPLTIHEREEFMDELKVVEVMSRKLITASPTTTAREAAKVMVRGKIGCLPVVEGNTLVGIVTETDLLEILVRGEETS; encoded by the coding sequence ATGACACAGCTTTCAGAAATCATGAATCGGAAGCTGATTACCGTAGATACGCGTACATCATTGTACCAGGCTCAGCGAGTACTGGATCAGCATCACATCCGCCATCTGTTCGTCATGGACGGCAAACGTCTGGTTGGGATCGTTACCGATCGCGACCTTCGAAAGGCTGCCCCCTCTTCCAAGTCGCCGTTGACGATCCATGAACGCGAGGAGTTCATGGACGAATTGAAGGTGGTGGAGGTCATGTCGCGCAAACTGATCACGGCCTCCCCCACAACGACAGCGCGAGAAGCGGCGAAGGTGATGGTTCGTGGGAAGATCGGTTGCCTGCCGGTGGTGGAGGGCAATACGCTGGTTGGGATCGTCACTGAGACCGATCTGCTCGAGATATTGGTTCGAGGAGAGGAGACATCATGA
- the glgP gene encoding Similar to glycogen phosphorylase has protein sequence MANAAKDLVCGMTALAEKGVAVFHQGKVYAFCSDFCKQTFLADPEKYLGAAPTPTTGETDVTRRIAYFSMEVAVDPRMPTYSGGLGVLAGDTLRSCADLTIPIVAVSLLYAKGYFDQKLDEWGNQQELPVAWEPSRYLRLLPVTVRVPIENRSVVVRAWQYDITGYTGYSVPLILLDTNVDENAQPDRELTSSLYGGDERYRLVQEVILGMGGVRMLRALGYTQLERFHLNEGHASLLILELLREQQGQATEGWDFDSVRSRCVFTTHTPVSAGHDQFSYDLVKGVLGEPVPLDLMQMLGGRERLNMTLLALNLSQYVNGVAKKHGEVSQEMFPGYSIDSITNGVHSCTWTCDSFKKLYDRHIAGWANDSFSLRYAISIPKNEIWEAHVEAKARLIEEVHRRIGMSLKPDVLTIGFARRATLYKRTDLLFSDPGRLVEIAATVGPMQFIFAGKAHPKDGPGKDLIRRVFHFARQLKDQISIAYLENYDMELGRLLTSGVDLWLNTPLRPLEASGTSGMKAAHNGVPSFSVLDGWWIEGHIEGVTGWSIGPGPMNRADSDRMNGRDAQELYHKLRTVVVPMFYRDPERWVDIMRQTIAFNASFFNTHRMVQQYAAQAYV, from the coding sequence GCGAATGCCGCCAAAGATCTGGTATGCGGGATGACGGCCCTTGCCGAGAAAGGTGTCGCCGTGTTCCATCAGGGAAAGGTATACGCCTTCTGCTCTGATTTTTGTAAGCAGACCTTCCTGGCCGATCCTGAAAAGTATCTCGGAGCAGCTCCAACCCCCACCACGGGCGAGACCGATGTCACCCGACGTATTGCCTACTTCTCGATGGAGGTGGCCGTGGATCCCCGTATGCCGACTTACAGCGGCGGCTTAGGAGTGCTGGCGGGGGACACCCTGAGGTCCTGCGCCGATCTCACGATCCCGATTGTGGCCGTGAGCCTCCTGTATGCCAAGGGGTATTTCGATCAAAAACTGGACGAATGGGGCAACCAGCAGGAACTCCCGGTTGCATGGGAGCCTTCCCGTTATCTGCGCCTGCTTCCGGTCACGGTGCGGGTCCCCATTGAAAACCGATCCGTAGTCGTCAGGGCCTGGCAGTATGATATTACAGGCTATACCGGATATTCGGTTCCCTTGATCCTTCTGGACACGAACGTCGATGAAAATGCCCAGCCTGATCGGGAGCTCACCAGTTCTCTCTACGGAGGGGACGAACGATATCGCCTGGTCCAGGAGGTCATTCTTGGCATGGGAGGCGTCCGGATGCTCCGAGCGCTCGGGTACACGCAACTGGAGAGATTCCACCTGAATGAAGGCCACGCCAGTCTCTTGATCCTGGAGCTGTTGCGCGAGCAGCAAGGTCAAGCGACTGAAGGGTGGGATTTCGATAGCGTCAGAAGCCGCTGTGTCTTCACCACCCACACACCCGTTTCAGCCGGCCACGACCAGTTCTCGTATGACCTGGTGAAGGGCGTTCTCGGGGAACCTGTGCCGCTGGATCTCATGCAGATGCTGGGGGGCAGGGAACGTCTGAACATGACGCTTCTCGCGCTGAACCTGAGCCAGTACGTAAACGGAGTGGCGAAGAAGCATGGAGAAGTCTCACAAGAGATGTTTCCAGGTTATTCTATCGATTCCATCACCAATGGAGTTCATTCATGCACCTGGACCTGCGATAGCTTTAAGAAGCTCTACGACCGTCACATCGCCGGATGGGCCAATGATTCTTTCTCGCTCCGGTACGCCATCAGCATCCCAAAGAACGAGATATGGGAGGCCCACGTCGAGGCCAAGGCGCGGTTGATCGAGGAGGTGCATCGGCGAATCGGGATGTCTCTGAAGCCTGACGTGCTCACCATCGGTTTTGCGCGGCGAGCGACATTGTACAAGCGGACCGATCTGCTCTTTTCCGATCCCGGCCGGTTGGTGGAGATCGCTGCAACTGTCGGCCCGATGCAATTCATTTTTGCGGGGAAGGCGCATCCGAAGGATGGGCCAGGGAAAGACCTGATTCGGCGAGTATTTCATTTCGCACGGCAACTGAAGGATCAGATCTCAATCGCCTATCTTGAGAATTACGACATGGAGCTAGGCAGGTTGCTGACCTCCGGTGTGGACCTCTGGTTGAACACCCCCTTGCGCCCGCTGGAGGCCTCCGGCACCTCAGGCATGAAGGCCGCTCACAATGGGGTCCCAAGTTTCAGTGTCCTCGATGGCTGGTGGATTGAGGGGCATATCGAGGGCGTGACCGGATGGTCGATCGGGCCTGGTCCTATGAATCGTGCCGATTCGGATCGGATGAACGGCCGGGATGCACAGGAGCTATATCACAAGCTGCGAACGGTGGTCGTCCCGATGTTTTACCGGGACCCGGAGCGATGGGTCGATATCATGCGGCAAACGATCGCGTTCAATGCGTCGTTTTTCAATACGCACCGGATGGTCCAACAGTATGCCGCCCAAGCGTATGTGTAG
- a CDS encoding protein of unknown function (Evidence 5 : No homology to any previously reported sequences), whose translation MSSPSVSQTLPTFQGDQHSEHYDNLYYLFGKGGKGGRSPADALTLTLSSLQLQWDDAISVCRQRTVLEELDKPLERHDNRRSCWRFPGWDVLVPSIEGT comes from the coding sequence TTGAGTAGCCCCAGTGTGTCACAGACCCTGCCCACTTTTCAAGGGGATCAGCATAGTGAACACTACGACAATTTATACTATCTGTTCGGTAAGGGCGGAAAGGGGGGTCGCAGTCCAGCAGACGCACTAACCTTGACGCTTAGTTCGCTGCAGCTACAATGGGATGATGCGATCAGTGTTTGTCGGCAACGAACGGTGCTGGAGGAACTTGACAAGCCCTTGGAAAGGCACGACAATCGCCGCAGTTGCTGGAGGTTTCCGGGGTGGGACGTGTTGGTTCCCTCAATAGAGGGAACATGA
- a CDS encoding protein of unknown function (Evidence 5 : No homology to any previously reported sequences), protein MMSDQRKVLIVAPESAIRQQILGRVAAQACRTVTAGTGSDALLAVVEHDVALVILDLSIAEPSGSRTIEILRKIRPRLPVVVLSDDRSLETGRQVLQHGVFYYLLTPFDVDELDQIVRIALTSTMQRAAGVEERSREWQSAGERGGVA, encoded by the coding sequence ATGATGAGCGATCAGCGGAAGGTCCTAATCGTTGCGCCGGAGTCGGCGATCCGGCAGCAGATCCTCGGTCGCGTGGCGGCGCAGGCGTGCCGGACTGTGACCGCCGGGACGGGCAGCGATGCCTTATTGGCTGTGGTTGAGCACGATGTGGCGCTGGTGATTCTCGATCTCTCGATCGCCGAGCCCTCCGGCAGCAGGACTATTGAGATCCTCCGAAAGATTCGACCTCGCTTGCCCGTGGTGGTATTGTCCGATGACCGGTCGCTCGAGACGGGTCGCCAGGTCCTTCAGCACGGCGTCTTTTATTACCTGCTTACGCCGTTTGACGTTGACGAGCTTGACCAGATTGTGCGGATCGCTCTGACCTCCACCATGCAACGCGCCGCAGGAGTTGAGGAGAGGTCCCGCGAATGGCAATCGGCAGGCGAGAGGGGAGGGGTGGCATGA
- a CDS encoding conserved protein of unknown function (Evidence 4 : Homologs of previously reported genes of unknown function) yields the protein MAKFAPFDAADYLDDEETIAEYITAALEDPNPDVFFTAVRDVARARGMAQLAKDAGLGRESLYKVLTPGAKPRYDTMLKLLHALGVKLSASPVHS from the coding sequence ATGGCTAAATTTGCTCCCTTCGATGCTGCCGACTACCTCGATGATGAGGAAACCATCGCGGAATACATTACCGCCGCGTTGGAAGACCCCAATCCCGATGTATTTTTCACTGCCGTGCGTGATGTGGCGCGCGCCCGTGGTATGGCACAACTTGCCAAAGATGCCGGTCTTGGGCGCGAGAGTCTGTACAAGGTGCTTACGCCCGGTGCCAAGCCGCGCTACGACACGATGCTCAAGCTGCTTCATGCTCTCGGTGTGAAGCTTTCCGCTTCTCCCGTCCATTCGTAA
- a CDS encoding conserved protein of unknown function (Evidence 4 : Homologs of previously reported genes of unknown function): MLTTYINAALRKAHYEMLPDGEGYFANIEGFQGVWAQADTVEACREKLREVLEEWIVLGLRMGHPLPPVDDITLTMQEVA; this comes from the coding sequence ATGTTAACGACTTACATCAATGCCGCGCTGCGGAAAGCCCACTATGAGATGCTGCCTGATGGAGAAGGATATTTTGCCAACATCGAAGGCTTTCAAGGAGTGTGGGCGCAGGCTGATACGGTGGAAGCCTGCCGTGAGAAGTTGCGAGAAGTCTTGGAAGAGTGGATTGTCTTAGGGCTCAGAATGGGCCATCCGCTCCCACCCGTCGACGACATCACCCTGACCATGCAAGAAGTTGCCTGA
- a CDS encoding conserved exported protein of unknown function (Evidence 4 : Homologs of previously reported genes of unknown function), with product MTAVRRAVSIGVAALALLPVVREVAFAHGTGIRGTQALYVANEGSDTVSVIDLASMKVTGAIAVGAGPQHIAVSPDRQYAVVTCSRSAEVWILALPAHTVVATVSNATGPGGQTVFGAAATYAYVTNSQYSRVTVIETAVGKKVAMIPVGEAPTQISISPDGGHAYVPSERSHTVAALNLSLNVVAGELPIAVRPSAVEISPDGKYLLVASAVSNSVTVIDTTTRQSLRRIPVGDDPHHVVFGPGGAFAYVLNRGSDSLSVIQMANHQVVATIPVGKEPSDADITPSGHYIYVTNTRGGDVSVISTQTSAVVGTIPVGARPHNIVISGDGRYAFVANTGSDDISVINLLSQTTVGRVSVGKRPHGIALW from the coding sequence ATGACGGCAGTTCGGCGCGCGGTGAGCATCGGTGTCGCGGCGCTGGCGTTGTTGCCGGTCGTTCGCGAGGTCGCGTTCGCGCACGGGACGGGTATACGCGGCACGCAGGCGCTGTACGTCGCGAATGAGGGGTCGGATACGGTCTCGGTGATCGATCTTGCGTCGATGAAGGTGACCGGCGCCATTGCCGTAGGCGCCGGTCCGCAGCATATTGCTGTCAGCCCGGATCGGCAATATGCTGTTGTCACGTGTAGCCGTTCGGCTGAGGTCTGGATCCTGGCGTTGCCCGCGCACACGGTCGTTGCCACGGTTTCCAATGCGACCGGTCCCGGAGGCCAGACGGTGTTTGGAGCCGCCGCGACCTATGCCTATGTCACCAACAGTCAGTATAGCCGAGTCACGGTGATTGAGACGGCCGTCGGCAAGAAGGTGGCCATGATTCCGGTTGGGGAAGCGCCGACCCAGATCAGCATCTCTCCCGATGGCGGCCATGCTTATGTTCCCAGTGAGCGATCTCATACCGTAGCCGCGCTGAACCTGTCGCTGAATGTCGTTGCGGGGGAGCTCCCCATCGCCGTCAGGCCGTCTGCCGTCGAGATCTCTCCGGACGGCAAGTATCTGCTGGTCGCCAGCGCCGTCTCCAACTCCGTCACTGTGATCGATACGACTACCCGGCAGTCGTTGCGCAGAATCCCCGTCGGTGACGACCCCCATCACGTGGTGTTCGGTCCCGGTGGAGCCTTTGCGTATGTTCTCAACAGGGGCTCGGACAGTCTGAGTGTGATTCAGATGGCGAATCATCAGGTCGTCGCGACCATCCCCGTTGGGAAGGAGCCGAGCGATGCCGACATTACGCCGTCGGGCCATTACATCTATGTGACCAACACGCGAGGGGGCGACGTGTCGGTTATCTCAACGCAGACCAGCGCCGTCGTAGGGACAATTCCTGTAGGCGCCCGGCCCCACAACATCGTCATCTCCGGCGATGGGCGGTACGCCTTTGTGGCCAACACCGGATCGGATGATATCTCCGTGATCAATCTGCTGTCCCAGACCACGGTGGGGCGAGTGTCGGTCGGAAAGCGCCCTCATGGGATAGCCTTATGGTGA
- a CDS encoding protein of unknown function (Evidence 5 : No homology to any previously reported sequences) encodes MTYDATYKSNGGANDRTSSVAPIPNLTI; translated from the coding sequence ATGACCTACGACGCTACGTATAAGAGCAATGGCGGTGCCAACGATCGTACAAGTTCTGTCGCTCCAATACCCAACCTAACTATTTGA
- a CDS encoding protein of unknown function (Evidence 5 : No homology to any previously reported sequences) yields the protein MAGVATTKTSSKGQVVIPEGIRKRLGLTPGSQFVVVGEKDTVILKAISTPTLADFDELASEARRQARKLDAIAYVASDPAHLLSPGWCS from the coding sequence ATGGCTGGTGTCGCCACAACGAAGACGTCATCCAAGGGGCAAGTCGTCATTCCAGAAGGCATCCGGAAAAGACTCGGCTTGACACCCGGTTCGCAATTCGTCGTCGTCGGGGAGAAGGACACCGTAATCTTAAAGGCGATATCTACTCCTACGCTGGCAGATTTCGACGAGCTCGCATCAGAAGCTCGAAGACAGGCCCGCAAGCTGGATGCCATTGCGTACGTGGCAAGTGATCCCGCTCACTTGCTCTCGCCAGGGTGGTGTTCTTGA
- a CDS encoding exported protein of unknown function (Evidence 5 : No homology to any previously reported sequences), whose amino-acid sequence MNRVKYAGALALAAALMTAGTASAQQPQPCAMMKDHQMGGMQQSGPGTMKQDHQMGGMQQQGMSGMGMGMMEMCQKMQEGTAQECKMMEGMKGERQPMVEMKKHLREMKKHMNMLDEMMDGMMENMMMQRQQGMTPPGSGSEPQEHHPGESK is encoded by the coding sequence ATGAATCGTGTGAAGTATGCGGGTGCGTTGGCGTTAGCCGCGGCGTTGATGACGGCAGGAACCGCGTCGGCGCAACAGCCTCAGCCCTGCGCGATGATGAAAGATCACCAGATGGGCGGCATGCAGCAGTCTGGGCCTGGGACGATGAAGCAGGACCATCAGATGGGCGGGATGCAGCAGCAGGGGATGTCTGGCATGGGTATGGGCATGATGGAGATGTGTCAGAAGATGCAGGAGGGGACGGCTCAGGAGTGCAAGATGATGGAAGGGATGAAGGGAGAGCGCCAGCCCATGGTTGAGATGAAAAAACATCTACGCGAGATGAAGAAACATATGAACATGTTGGATGAGATGATGGACGGAATGATGGAGAACATGATGATGCAGCGCCAACAGGGGATGACGCCCCCAGGATCAGGATCCGAACCTCAAGAACACCACCCTGGCGAGAGCAAGTGA